One genomic segment of Bacteroides caccae includes these proteins:
- a CDS encoding 1,4-dihydroxy-2-naphthoate polyprenyltransferase: MKEIKRNSLQAWILAARPKTLTGAVTPVLIGTALAAMDGHFEWLPALICCVFASLMQIAANFINDLFDFLKGTDREDRLGPERACAQGWISLQAMKTGIIVTVTLACLIGCTLLFYAGWELIIVGVLCVLFAFLYTTGPYPLSYNGWGDVLVIIFFGFVPVGGTYYVQALTWTPDVTVASLVCGLLIDTLLVVNNYRDREADARSGKQTIIVRFGEKFGRYFYLALGITASLLCLRFLSEGHFYAGLLPQLYLIPHFFTWKKMVRIYNGKKLNNILGETSRNMLLMGVLLSLGLLLG, encoded by the coding sequence ATGAAAGAAATAAAGCGTAACTCACTGCAAGCATGGATATTAGCGGCACGCCCCAAGACTCTGACAGGTGCAGTTACTCCCGTTTTAATAGGTACTGCACTTGCCGCCATGGACGGGCATTTTGAATGGTTACCTGCACTAATCTGTTGCGTGTTCGCCAGCCTGATGCAGATTGCCGCCAACTTTATCAATGACCTTTTTGACTTCCTCAAAGGGACGGACAGGGAAGACCGCCTGGGGCCTGAACGCGCCTGTGCGCAAGGTTGGATTTCTCTTCAGGCAATGAAAACGGGAATCATCGTCACGGTTACCCTTGCCTGCCTCATCGGTTGTACGCTGCTTTTCTATGCGGGGTGGGAGCTGATTATCGTCGGCGTTCTCTGTGTACTTTTTGCTTTTCTCTATACAACCGGACCTTATCCCCTATCCTACAACGGTTGGGGAGATGTTTTAGTAATCATTTTTTTCGGTTTTGTCCCCGTAGGTGGAACCTACTATGTGCAAGCGCTAACATGGACGCCGGATGTTACCGTAGCCTCACTCGTTTGCGGACTACTCATTGACACTTTACTTGTTGTCAATAATTACCGCGACCGCGAAGCGGATGCACGAAGCGGAAAACAAACCATTATCGTCCGTTTCGGTGAGAAGTTCGGACGCTATTTTTATCTGGCACTGGGAATAACAGCGTCCTTGCTCTGTCTCCGGTTCTTGAGTGAAGGACATTTTTATGCGGGACTGCTTCCGCAACTTTATCTGATCCCCCACTTCTTCACATGGAAAAAAATGGTACGTATATATAATGGTAAAAAACTAAACAACATATTAGGCGAAACGTCGCGTAATATGCTGCTCATGGGAGTCCTTTTGTCGTTAGGGCTATTATTAGGTTGA
- a CDS encoding helix-turn-helix domain-containing protein, translated as MKLLNLSEHRSCFNYQLNFASGFTRYKLAAQECGQVDNDSCFCILFLLKGELLVDIGQEHHISLLRNRMLLIPQREENRIKSVVPAECLLLFWNKQITACDKMYFDSISRDKLGERDNCILLIRKPLLHVLRQLLIYLDAGLLCRHMHILKQQEIILVLRGFYTKPELASFFSGTSGVGRKFEDFVLENYRKVKSVKEFASLCCVSERSFNRKFQDCFNQSPYQWMQERKAEIVREKVCDPDVAFREIAMEFGFSSPAHLTCYCKRLFGLTPTELRSESKKDKI; from the coding sequence ATGAAACTACTTAATTTGTCTGAGCACCGCTCCTGCTTTAATTATCAGCTTAATTTTGCAAGTGGGTTTACTCGATATAAATTGGCTGCACAAGAATGTGGGCAAGTTGATAATGACAGCTGTTTTTGTATTTTATTCCTGTTGAAAGGAGAATTGTTAGTTGATATAGGGCAGGAACATCATATTTCTCTTCTCAGAAACAGGATGCTCCTTATTCCACAGCGGGAGGAGAACCGGATTAAAAGTGTTGTACCGGCAGAATGTCTTTTATTGTTTTGGAACAAACAGATAACGGCTTGTGACAAAATGTATTTTGATTCTATTTCCCGTGACAAGTTGGGAGAGAGGGATAACTGTATTCTTCTAATTCGCAAACCGCTGCTTCACGTGTTAAGGCAGTTGCTTATTTATCTGGATGCAGGATTATTATGTAGGCATATGCACATTCTCAAACAACAGGAAATAATACTTGTATTGAGGGGATTTTATACCAAGCCCGAGCTTGCTTCCTTCTTTTCAGGAACATCCGGAGTAGGAAGAAAATTTGAAGATTTTGTGCTGGAAAATTATCGGAAAGTGAAATCTGTGAAAGAATTTGCCAGTTTGTGTTGTGTGTCAGAACGCTCTTTCAACCGCAAGTTCCAAGATTGTTTTAACCAGAGCCCCTATCAATGGATGCAGGAACGGAAGGCTGAGATTGTTCGTGAGAAAGTCTGTGATCCGGATGTTGCTTTCCGGGAAATAGCCATGGAATTTGGATTTAGTTCTCCCGCCCATCTCACCTGCTATTGTAAAAGACTGTTTGGGCTAACTCCGACAGAATTGCGGAGCGAAAGCAAAAAAGATAAAATTTGA
- a CDS encoding metallophosphoesterase, with the protein MKKIIYSVILLTLLSLASCKSKKNMVSTLPSPVLNTDSVHADTASTVPADVFAPDHAGLKELDVSKEKKSEPAKKQTIAGTESADRVLREAKITSSTESVSSAYAGVDRVVKYDFTHRDVPEAFEGFRIAFVSDLHYKSLLKEQGLNNLVRLLIAQKADVLLMGGDYQEGCEYVEPLFAALSRVKTPMGTYGVMGNNDYERCHDEIVRTMKHYGMRVLEHEVDTLRKDGQQIIIAGVRNPFDLTHNGVSPTLALSPKDFVILLVHTPDYIEDVSVANTDLALAGHTHGGQVRVFGVAPVLNSHYGNRFLTGLAYNTAKIPLIITNGIGTSQLPIRIGAPAEVVMITLHRLAE; encoded by the coding sequence ATGAAGAAAATAATTTATTCCGTTATCTTGTTGACACTGCTTTCGCTGGCCTCTTGTAAGTCGAAGAAAAATATGGTGTCCACTTTGCCTTCGCCTGTTTTAAATACAGATTCCGTTCATGCGGATACCGCTTCCACTGTCCCGGCAGATGTTTTTGCGCCGGATCATGCCGGACTCAAAGAGCTGGATGTCTCGAAAGAAAAGAAAAGTGAACCGGCAAAGAAACAAACCATTGCCGGAACCGAATCTGCTGATCGTGTACTTCGTGAAGCCAAAATCACTTCATCAACCGAAAGTGTGTCATCCGCTTATGCAGGTGTCGACCGTGTCGTGAAATATGATTTCACTCACCGGGATGTTCCCGAAGCTTTTGAAGGTTTCCGCATTGCCTTCGTCTCCGATTTGCATTATAAAAGCCTGTTGAAAGAACAAGGACTGAACAACCTTGTCCGTCTGTTGATTGCCCAAAAGGCCGATGTCCTGCTAATGGGAGGTGACTATCAGGAAGGTTGCGAATATGTGGAACCTTTGTTCGCTGCCCTTTCCCGTGTGAAAACGCCCATGGGGACATACGGCGTAATGGGAAACAATGATTACGAACGCTGTCACGACGAAATTGTCCGTACAATGAAACATTATGGGATGAGGGTGTTGGAACATGAGGTAGATACTCTTCGGAAAGACGGCCAGCAGATCATTATCGCAGGCGTACGCAATCCTTTCGACTTGACACACAACGGCGTGTCGCCTACATTGGCACTCTCTCCCAAAGATTTTGTCATATTATTAGTACATACACCGGACTATATCGAAGATGTTTCAGTGGCTAACACCGACCTTGCTCTGGCCGGGCATACCCACGGCGGACAAGTCCGTGTCTTTGGAGTCGCCCCGGTGTTAAATTCTCATTACGGAAACCGCTTCTTAACCGGGCTGGCCTACAACACCGCAAAAATTCCCCTTATTATAACAAACGGAATCGGCACTTCACAACTCCCGATTCGCATTGGTGCACCGGCAGAAGTGGTAATGATAACGCTTCATCGGTTGGCGGAGTAG
- the nadD gene encoding nicotinate (nicotinamide) nucleotide adenylyltransferase, with protein MKKHKTGIFSGSFNPIHIGHLALANYLCEYEGLDEIWFMVSPQNPLKTQSELWSDGLRLKLVELSINGYPHFQASDFEFHLPRPSYSVHTLEKLRAAYPERDFYFIIGSDNWARFDRWYQSERILKENNILIYPRPNYPVKEDELPETVRLVHSPVFEISSTFIRKALDTGKDIRYFLHPAAWEYIKTNLQYYSANR; from the coding sequence ATGAAGAAACATAAAACCGGAATCTTTAGCGGCTCATTCAACCCGATTCATATCGGACATCTTGCCTTGGCCAATTATCTTTGCGAATACGAAGGGTTGGACGAAATCTGGTTTATGGTCAGCCCACAGAATCCCTTAAAAACGCAGTCCGAATTATGGAGTGACGGGCTGCGTCTTAAATTGGTGGAGTTATCTATCAACGGTTATCCGCATTTTCAAGCTTCGGATTTCGAGTTTCACCTGCCACGTCCCTCTTACAGCGTGCATACATTGGAAAAGCTACGCGCTGCTTATCCCGAACGGGACTTCTATTTCATTATCGGCTCTGACAACTGGGCGCGTTTCGACCGTTGGTATCAGTCGGAGCGTATCCTAAAAGAGAACAACATTCTGATTTATCCCCGCCCCAACTACCCCGTAAAAGAAGATGAATTGCCGGAAACTGTACGCCTCGTCCATTCACCTGTATTCGAGATCAGTTCTACATTTATTCGCAAAGCACTGGACACAGGAAAAGATATACGGTATTTTCTGCATCCGGCAGCTTGGGAATATATAAAAACAAATTTACAATACTACTCCGCCAACCGATGA
- a CDS encoding DUF3575 domain-containing protein, giving the protein MKRTIFLFFLFFCTHSFAQKVAIKNNLAYDALKTPNLSLEFSMGRKWTLDTQVGMNFFFYTQDATSSRYKTKKASHWLVQPELRYWTCDVFNGWFFGLHAHGGQMNIGGIDVPFVLQKGDGKMKEHRYEGYFWGGGLSAGYQWVVSNRFNIEASLGIGYVHTRYDKYKCTTCGKKEGKGDADYIGPTRAAISIIYMLK; this is encoded by the coding sequence ATGAAGAGGACTATTTTTCTTTTCTTTTTATTTTTTTGCACCCATTCTTTTGCACAGAAGGTGGCAATAAAAAATAATTTGGCGTATGATGCCCTGAAGACTCCGAATCTTTCCCTTGAGTTTTCAATGGGACGGAAATGGACGCTTGACACCCAAGTGGGGATGAATTTCTTTTTCTACACGCAGGATGCTACCTCCTCCCGGTATAAAACAAAGAAGGCTAGTCATTGGTTGGTACAGCCTGAGCTACGTTACTGGACGTGTGATGTTTTCAATGGCTGGTTCTTCGGGTTGCACGCGCATGGAGGGCAGATGAACATCGGTGGCATTGATGTACCTTTTGTTCTTCAAAAGGGAGACGGGAAAATGAAGGAGCACCGTTATGAAGGATATTTTTGGGGTGGTGGTCTGAGTGCCGGCTATCAGTGGGTCGTTTCCAATCGTTTCAATATAGAGGCCTCCTTGGGCATCGGTTATGTACATACCCGTTATGATAAGTACAAGTGTACTACCTGCGGAAAAAAGGAGGGGAAGGGGGATGCTGATTATATCGGTCCCACCAGAGCGGCGATTTCCATTATTTATATGTTGAAATAG
- a CDS encoding YicC/YloC family endoribonuclease, translating to MIQSMTGYGKATAELPEKKINVEIKSLNSKAMDLSTRIAPAYREKEIEIRNEISKVLERGKVDFSLWIEKKEGAESATPINQALVEGYYKQIQAISENIGIPVPTDWFQTLLRMPDVMTKTEIQELSEEEWKVVHATVLEAINHLVDFRKQEGAALEKKFREKIANISLLLEKIAPYEKERVEKVKERITDALEKTLSVDYDKNRLEQELIYYIEKLDVNEEKQRLGNHLKYFISTMESGNGQGKKLGFIAQEMGREINTLGSKSNHAEMQKIVVQMKDELEQIKEQVLNVM from the coding sequence ATGATACAGTCAATGACAGGTTACGGCAAAGCTACTGCCGAACTTCCAGAAAAGAAAATAAACGTAGAAATCAAGTCGCTCAACAGCAAGGCAATGGATTTATCCACTCGCATCGCCCCGGCTTATCGTGAAAAAGAAATAGAAATCCGTAACGAGATTTCCAAGGTTCTGGAGCGCGGAAAAGTAGATTTCAGCCTGTGGATCGAGAAAAAAGAGGGCGCCGAGAGTGCAACACCTATCAACCAGGCATTGGTGGAAGGATATTACAAACAGATTCAGGCTATCTCGGAAAACATCGGCATTCCTGTCCCTACGGATTGGTTTCAAACGTTGCTCCGTATGCCGGACGTGATGACGAAAACGGAAATCCAGGAATTATCGGAAGAGGAATGGAAAGTAGTGCACGCCACGGTGCTTGAAGCGATTAATCATCTGGTAGATTTCCGCAAACAGGAAGGTGCCGCACTGGAAAAGAAGTTCCGCGAAAAGATTGCGAATATCTCGCTGTTGCTCGAAAAGATCGCTCCTTATGAGAAAGAACGGGTAGAAAAGGTGAAAGAACGCATCACGGACGCACTCGAAAAGACGTTGAGCGTAGATTATGACAAGAACCGTCTGGAACAGGAATTGATTTATTATATCGAAAAATTGGATGTAAACGAAGAAAAACAACGCCTTGGCAATCATCTGAAGTATTTTATTAGTACTATGGAAAGCGGTAACGGACAGGGGAAAAAGCTCGGATTTATCGCACAGGAAATGGGCCGGGAAATCAACACATTAGGTAGCAAGTCCAATCATGCGGAAATGCAGAAGATTGTTGTCCAGATGAAGGATGAACTGGAACAGATCAAGGAACAGGTACTGAATGTAATGTAA
- the gmk gene encoding guanylate kinase, protein MTGKLIIFSAPSGSGKSTIINYLLTQHLNLAFSISATSRPPRGTEQHGVEYFFLTPEEFRCRIENNEFLEYEEVYKDRYYGTLKEQVEKQLKEGQNVVFDVDVVGGCNIKKFYGDRALSVFIQPPSVDELRCRLEGRGTDAPEVIESRIAKAEYELSFAPQFDCVIVNDDLETAKAEALKVIKKFLEA, encoded by the coding sequence ATGACAGGTAAATTAATTATTTTCTCCGCCCCGTCAGGCTCGGGCAAATCTACTATCATCAACTATCTACTGACACAGCATTTGAATCTTGCGTTTTCTATTTCCGCAACAAGCCGCCCGCCGCGCGGAACGGAGCAACACGGGGTTGAGTATTTCTTTCTCACTCCGGAGGAGTTTCGTTGCCGTATCGAGAACAATGAGTTTCTGGAGTACGAGGAGGTGTATAAAGACCGTTACTACGGCACACTGAAAGAACAGGTGGAAAAACAGTTAAAAGAAGGTCAGAATGTGGTGTTTGATGTAGATGTAGTAGGCGGATGCAACATCAAGAAGTTTTACGGTGACCGTGCATTGTCGGTATTTATCCAACCGCCTTCGGTAGATGAACTGCGCTGCCGACTGGAAGGTCGCGGCACAGATGCGCCGGAAGTAATCGAAAGCCGCATCGCCAAAGCGGAATATGAGTTGAGCTTTGCTCCGCAGTTCGATTGCGTGATCGTTAATGACGATCTGGAGACGGCTAAGGCGGAAGCTTTGAAAGTAATTAAAAAGTTTTTGGAGGCCTAG
- a CDS encoding DUF3868 domain-containing protein: MKPLQYYKKQIFIMGCLGMFPMLVFAQETLSSANGLHGDYSGSRVERSADGDKLDIEFSIGLVEKLKSQQMMYISPRFVSVDGKKSVELEPVCISGRRRYKVVKRRKTLHNVKSDQLGYGEVHSVKELKETPLTFKSSFPFESWMADGHLVVDEKLYGCAECGMSKNDGIALQAGIPLFGAKDYAYDFIEPEKVLVKCYKDSFDCKVTFPVAQHDLRKTFADNRQELAGLGQFVSENLLIKGAELKDVYIKGYASPEGDFNYNKSLAQRRTQTLSNYISSQYPALKKAPVYRTEGVGEDWEGLKAAVSGSTLSNKDKILFIIEHNSNDTERESAIRELDNDKTYHILLEEFYPALRRTTFSLSFDVRPYTSEELPGVFETKPECLSLYEMYQLAGLYASRGENPLPVYKKAYEQFPGDIVAVLNYANALLKYGKDADGALQVLEVVREDSRVLFPMAIAYDMKGDWRKAEKLLEEAAARGCNRAKAFKAVRVNE, translated from the coding sequence ATGAAACCGTTACAATATTATAAGAAACAAATTTTTATTATGGGCTGCCTGGGAATGTTTCCCATGTTGGTTTTTGCCCAGGAAACTTTATCGTCAGCTAATGGTCTGCACGGGGATTATTCCGGAAGCCGTGTAGAGAGAAGCGCGGACGGGGATAAATTGGATATAGAATTTTCGATAGGGCTTGTCGAAAAGTTGAAAAGCCAGCAAATGATGTATATTTCTCCCCGTTTTGTTTCAGTGGATGGAAAAAAAAGTGTGGAACTGGAACCTGTATGCATTTCCGGCCGAAGGAGGTATAAGGTTGTTAAACGTCGCAAGACCCTGCATAATGTGAAGAGTGACCAGCTTGGCTACGGTGAGGTGCATTCTGTCAAGGAGCTGAAAGAAACACCCTTGACATTCAAAAGCAGTTTCCCTTTTGAAAGTTGGATGGCAGATGGTCATCTTGTTGTGGATGAAAAGTTATATGGTTGTGCCGAATGTGGTATGAGTAAAAACGATGGTATTGCATTGCAAGCCGGTATTCCGCTCTTTGGAGCGAAAGATTATGCCTACGATTTTATCGAACCGGAAAAGGTGCTGGTCAAGTGCTACAAGGATTCTTTTGATTGTAAAGTGACTTTTCCCGTGGCACAACACGATCTTCGCAAGACCTTTGCGGATAACCGTCAGGAGCTTGCCGGACTCGGCCAATTTGTATCTGAAAACCTATTGATTAAAGGGGCGGAGCTAAAGGATGTGTATATAAAAGGTTACGCTTCTCCCGAAGGAGATTTTAATTATAACAAATCCCTTGCGCAAAGACGGACTCAAACCCTTTCAAATTATATTTCCAGTCAATATCCCGCCCTCAAGAAAGCACCGGTTTATCGTACCGAAGGGGTTGGGGAAGACTGGGAAGGTCTTAAGGCAGCAGTCAGTGGTTCCACTCTTTCCAATAAGGACAAAATCCTTTTTATCATTGAACATAACTCAAATGATACGGAACGTGAGTCGGCTATCCGTGAGTTAGATAATGATAAGACTTACCATATTCTTTTGGAAGAGTTTTACCCGGCTCTGCGGCGTACAACATTCAGTCTCAGCTTTGATGTAAGGCCTTATACGTCGGAGGAACTCCCCGGAGTTTTTGAGACCAAGCCCGAATGTCTTAGCTTGTACGAAATGTACCAGCTGGCCGGATTGTATGCTTCCCGGGGGGAGAATCCTCTGCCGGTATATAAGAAGGCATACGAGCAGTTTCCGGGGGACATTGTGGCGGTTTTGAATTATGCCAATGCCTTGTTGAAATATGGCAAGGATGCGGACGGTGCGTTGCAGGTATTGGAAGTGGTAAGAGAAGACAGTCGTGTCCTGTTCCCAATGGCAATTGCCTATGATATGAAAGGTGATTGGAGGAAGGCAGAGAAACTGTTGGAAGAGGCAGCGGCTCGGGGATGTAACCGTGCGAAAGCATTCAAGGCTGTAAGGGTAAATGAATAA
- the rfbA gene encoding glucose-1-phosphate thymidylyltransferase RfbA: protein MKGIILAGGSATRLYPLSKAISKQIMPVYDKPMIYYPLSTLMLAGIREVLVISTPRDLPMFRDLLGTGEELGMSFSYQVQEQPNGLAQAFVLGADFLNGEPGCLILGDNMFYGQGFSAMLRRAASVEKGACIFGYYVKDPRAYGVVEFDETGKVVSLEEKPAVPKSNYAVPGLYFYDATVTEKAAALRPSARGEYEITDLNRLYLEEDTLKVELFGRGFAWLDTGNCDSLLEASNFVATIQNRQGFYVSCIEEIAWRQGWIPTEQLLLLGRQLEKTEYGKYLIELAKQS, encoded by the coding sequence ATGAAAGGAATTATTCTGGCCGGTGGAAGTGCTACCCGCCTCTATCCGCTATCTAAGGCGATTTCTAAACAGATCATGCCTGTGTACGACAAGCCGATGATTTATTATCCGTTGTCTACACTGATGTTGGCGGGAATACGCGAAGTATTGGTTATCTCTACTCCACGTGACTTGCCGATGTTCCGCGATCTGCTGGGAACAGGTGAAGAACTGGGAATGTCCTTCTCTTATCAGGTGCAGGAGCAACCCAACGGTCTGGCACAGGCTTTCGTATTGGGAGCCGATTTCCTGAACGGTGAACCGGGATGTCTGATTTTGGGCGATAATATGTTCTACGGCCAGGGATTTTCCGCCATGCTCCGCCGTGCTGCCAGTGTGGAGAAAGGAGCTTGCATATTCGGTTATTACGTGAAAGATCCCCGCGCTTACGGTGTGGTGGAATTTGACGAGACGGGCAAAGTCGTTTCCCTGGAAGAGAAACCTGCCGTTCCGAAAAGCAATTATGCCGTTCCCGGATTGTATTTCTATGACGCTACCGTGACGGAAAAGGCTGCCGCCCTCCGTCCTTCCGCCCGTGGAGAATATGAAATAACGGACTTAAACCGCCTCTATCTGGAAGAAGACACGCTGAAAGTGGAACTTTTCGGACGTGGATTTGCATGGCTCGATACCGGTAACTGTGACAGTTTGCTGGAAGCCTCCAACTTTGTTGCCACCATTCAGAACCGTCAAGGTTTTTATGTCAGTTGCATCGAAGAAATCGCATGGCGTCAGGGCTGGATTCCGACGGAACAGCTGCTTCTGCTCGGCCGGCAACTCGAAAAGACGGAATACGGCAAATACCTTATTGAACTGGCAAAACAATCCTAA
- the rfbB gene encoding dTDP-glucose 4,6-dehydratase has protein sequence MKTYLVTGAAGFIGANYIKYILAKHSDVKVVILDALTYAGNLGTIAKDIDNERCFFIKGDICSREVVDGLFAEYRFDYVVNFAAESHVDRSIENPQLFLITNILGTQNLLDCARRAWVMGKDEQGYPTWRKGVRYHQVSTDEVYGSLGAEGFFTEATPLCPHSPYSASKTSADMVVMAYHDTYKMPVTITRCSNNYGPYHFPEKLIPLIIKNILEGKHLPVYGDGSNVRDWLYVEDHCKAIDLVVREGKEGEVYNVGGHNEKTNLEIVKLTISTIHRLMTEHPEYRQMLKKKVKGENGEISIDWINEDLITFVKDRLGHDQRYAIDPTKITNALGWYPETKFEVGIVKTIEWYLNNQPWVEEVTSGDYQGYYEKMYGK, from the coding sequence ATGAAAACTTATCTGGTGACCGGTGCCGCAGGATTTATCGGCGCAAACTACATTAAGTATATTCTGGCAAAACATAGCGACGTGAAGGTCGTGATTCTGGATGCTTTGACGTATGCAGGAAATTTGGGAACCATTGCCAAGGATATCGACAATGAACGCTGCTTTTTTATCAAGGGAGATATTTGCAGCCGCGAAGTAGTAGACGGTCTGTTTGCTGAGTATCGCTTCGATTACGTGGTGAATTTCGCTGCCGAAAGCCATGTGGACCGTAGCATTGAAAACCCGCAGTTGTTCTTGATTACTAATATTCTCGGCACGCAGAACTTGTTGGACTGTGCACGCCGCGCGTGGGTAATGGGCAAGGACGAACAGGGCTACCCGACTTGGAGGAAAGGTGTGCGCTATCATCAGGTTTCTACCGACGAAGTGTATGGCTCTCTGGGTGCTGAAGGGTTTTTCACGGAGGCTACGCCGCTTTGTCCGCATAGCCCGTACAGCGCTTCCAAGACTAGCGCGGATATGGTCGTTATGGCCTATCACGACACTTATAAAATGCCGGTTACGATTACCCGTTGCTCAAATAACTACGGCCCGTATCATTTCCCGGAAAAACTGATTCCATTGATTATCAAGAATATCCTTGAAGGTAAACATCTGCCTGTCTACGGCGACGGAAGTAACGTGCGTGACTGGTTGTATGTGGAAGATCATTGCAAGGCGATTGACCTCGTTGTGCGCGAAGGCAAAGAGGGAGAGGTCTACAACGTAGGTGGACACAACGAAAAGACAAACCTCGAAATTGTGAAACTGACTATCTCGACCATTCACCGCTTGATGACGGAACATCCCGAATATCGCCAAATGCTTAAAAAGAAAGTGAAAGGTGAAAACGGAGAAATCTCAATCGACTGGATTAACGAGGATTTGATTACTTTTGTCAAAGACCGCCTCGGACACGACCAGCGTTACGCAATCGACCCGACCAAAATTACCAATGCCTTAGGTTGGTATCCCGAAACGAAATTCGAAGTCGGCATTGTGAAGACTATCGAATGGTACTTGAATAACCAGCCGTGGGTGGAAGAAGTAACTAGCGGAGATTATCAAGGCTATTACGAAAAAATGTACGGGAAATAG
- a CDS encoding metallophosphoesterase family protein, which yields MTRIGLLSDTHAYWDEKYLEYFEPCDEIWHAGDIGSLEVAEKLAAFRPLRAVYGNIDGQEIRKLFPQVNRFTVDGAEVLIKHIGGYPGKYDPSIVGSLMTRPPKLFISGHSHILKVKYDKTLDMLHINPGAAGMSGFHKVRTLVRFVIDEGAFKDLEVIELADK from the coding sequence ATGACAAGAATAGGATTATTATCAGATACTCACGCTTACTGGGACGAGAAATACCTGGAATATTTTGAACCGTGCGATGAAATCTGGCACGCGGGCGATATCGGTTCGTTGGAGGTAGCGGAAAAATTGGCGGCTTTCCGGCCGTTACGGGCAGTCTACGGGAATATTGATGGGCAGGAAATCCGGAAGTTGTTTCCGCAGGTGAACCGTTTTACGGTGGACGGTGCGGAAGTACTCATAAAACACATCGGAGGCTATCCGGGAAAGTACGATCCTTCCATTGTCGGAAGCCTGATGACGCGGCCGCCGAAACTCTTTATCAGCGGGCATTCTCATATATTAAAGGTGAAATATGACAAAACGTTGGATATGCTGCACATCAACCCGGGAGCGGCGGGAATGTCCGGATTTCATAAAGTACGTACATTGGTGCGGTTTGTCATTGACGAAGGAGCGTTCAAGGATTTGGAAGTTATCGAGCTGGCGGATAAATAA